A single region of the Brienomyrus brachyistius isolate T26 chromosome 10, BBRACH_0.4, whole genome shotgun sequence genome encodes:
- the psd2 gene encoding PH and SEC7 domain-containing protein 2 isoform X1, translating to MTACTLQRDGGRICRHLCSSFKPQLADRTCSPALDRNLPPDSSPYSGTAATGAMTQETRDAVPPTDEPSRTTVDGAAGGGEELEVSAERMCVTDGNDVVALVEGGPRDDDGGPAQEVHQETLHMCDRGLRDPDSREKNGDVEENEEEDEEEECQVNGAQDSQDSFSSRFECIVEEVDLEVLEEDEGEAENRDGFSSTFERIVEQVRLEVEAEDGEDEKEEARENQDGFSSTFERIVESELLRGTCYSSLDSLDVLSLTDETDSCVSFEAPLTPLIQQRAREAPELAEPLELATVVEQEGPEAGMEAGPDEGRGHADNTGSPLRNSITSSRSENVLSRSAFRTLPNGFHMDPHGPVDSASIFPNSVSDANLTDVLSDSDVELGSFEQLEQGSTDTLANGCRADAEAAKRLAKRLFHLEGFKRCDVARHLGKNNEFSQLVAAEYLRFFDFTGMALDKALRTFLKAFPLMGETQERERILIHFSKRFCYCNPETLTSEDGVHTLTCALMLLNTDLHGHNIGKKMSCQQFISNLDGLNDGADFPKDLLKILYSSIKNEKLEWAIEEEELRKSLSELVEEQCDCGGKRVARVTDGNNPFIAIPLLLNAVTYKHGVLTRKSHADMDGKRTPRGRRGWKKFYAVLKGTILYLQKDEYKPDKDLSEVDLKNAVRIHHALATRASDYSKKPNVLKLKTSDWRVFLFQAPSEEEMMSWILRINLVAALFSAPAFPAAIGSMKKFCRPLLPSSSTRLSQEEQLRSHETKLKQITLEVEEHSRNPPDLTLKTKESEEYRLKEHYLTFEKSRYETYVTLLQTKLRAASDDLDKIEAYILSGEAPDGYLRKTQSSPALSHGRGSNGRAEGKSSLADQEQRS from the exons acaggACGTGTTCACCAGCCCTGGATCGGAACCTGCCACCGGACAGCTCACCCTACAGCGGCACCGCTGCCACGGGTGCCATGACCCAGGAGACGCGTGATGCCGTGCCGCCCACGGATGAGCCCTCGCGGACCACGGTCGACGGGGCGGCAGGCGGCGGCGAGGAGCTGGAGGTGTCAGCGGAGAGGATGTGCGTCACAGATGGGAATGATGTGGTTGCCCTTGTGGAAGGCGGACCAAGGGATGACGACGGCGGACCTGCGCAGGAAGTGCACCAAGAGACCTTGCACATGTGTGACCGTGGCCTGAGAGATCCTGATAG CAGGGAGAAGAACGGGGATGTGGAGGAGAacgaggaggaggatgaggaggaggagtgcCAGGTGAACGGGGCGCAGGATAGCCAGGACAGTTTCAGCTCGCGCTTCGAGTGCATTGTGGAGGAGGTGGACCTGGAGGTGCTGGAGGAGGACGAGGGAGAGGCGGAGAACCGGGACGGCTTCAGCTCCACATTCGAGCGCATCGTGGAGCAGGTGCGGCTGGAGGTGgaggcagaggatggggaggacGAGAAGGAGGAGGCACGGGAGAACCAGGACGGCTTCAGTTCCACATTCGAGCGCATCGTGGAGTCCGAGCTGCTCCGGGGGACCTGCTACAGCAGCTTGGACTCACTGGACGTGCTGTCGCTGACGGACGAAACGGACAGCTGCGTCAGCTTCGAGGCGCCCCTCACCCCGCTCATCCAGCAGAGGGCACGGGAGGCCCCAGAGCTAGCAGAGCCGCTGGAGCTCGCCACAGTGGTGGAGCAGGAGGGACCAGAGGCCGGGATGGAAGCCGGCCCGGATGAAGGGCGGGGCCACGCGGATAACACGGGCAGCCCGCTCCGGAACTCCATCACTAGCAGCCGGTCAGAGAACGTGCTGAGCCGCTCAGCGTTCCGCACCCTACCTAATGGGTTCCACATGGATCCCCACGGGCCGGTGGACAGCGCCAGCATCTTTCCTAACTCCGTGAG TGACGCCAACCTCACGGACGTCCTGTCGGACTCGGATGTGGAGCTGGGCAGCTTCGAGCAGCTGGAGCAGGGCAGCACGGACACGCTGGCCAACGGCTGCCGGGCGGACGCCGAGGCCGCCAAGCGCCTGGCCAAGCGTCTCTTCCACCTGGAGGGCTTCAAGCGTTGCGACGTGGCCCGTCACTTGGGCAAGAA TAACGAGTTCAGCCAGCTGGTGGCGGCAGAGTACCTGCGTTTCTTCGACTTCACGGGGATGGCCCTGGACAAGGCCCTTCG AACATTCCTGAAGGCCTTTCCGCTGATGGGTGAGACGCAGGAAAGGGAGCGGATTCTGATTCACTTCTCCAAGAGGTTCTGTTACTGCAACCCTGAGACACTGACGTCCGAAG ACGGCGTGCACACGCTGACCTGTGCCCTCATGCTGCTCAACACAGATCTGCACGGCCAT AATATCGGGAAGAAGATGTCTTGCCAACAGTTCATTAGTAACTTGGACGGCCTGAACGATGGTGCTGATTTTCCGAAGGATTTATTAAAG ATCCTGTACAGTTcaataaagaatgaaaaattggAGTGGGCGAT TGAGGAAGAGGAGCTGCGGAAGTCCCTGTCTGAGCTGGTGGAGGAGCAGTGTGACTGCGGAGGTAAGCGGGTGGCACGGGTCACAGACGGCAACAATCCTTTCATCGCCATCCCGCTCCTCCTGAACGCCGTTACCTACAAGCACGGTGTCCTAACCCGCAAGAGTCACGCTGACATGGACGGCAAGCGCA CTCCAAGAGGTCGCAGAGGCTGGAAGAAGTTCTACGCTGTGCTAAAAGGCACGATCCTCTACCTGCAGAAG GATGAGTACAAACCAGACAAGGATCTGTCTGAGGTCGATCTGAAAAACGCAGTACGGATTCACCACGCCCTCGCCACCAGAGCCAGCGACTACAGCAAGAAGCCCAATGTGCTCAAACTCAAGACCTCAGACTGGAGAGTGTTCCTGTTCCAGGCCCC GAGCGAAGAGGAGATGATGTCGTGGATTTTGCGCATTAACTTGGTGGCGGCGCTGTTCTCAGCCCCCGCCTTTCCCGCTGCCATCGGCTCCATGAAGAAGTTCTGTAGACCTCTGCTGCCGTCGTCCTCGACCAGACTGAGCCAG gaggaacagctgaggtcCCATGAGACCAAGCTGAAGCAGATCAccttggaggtggaggagcacaGCAGGAATCCTCCGGACCTCACTCTGAAGACCAAGGAGTCGGAGGAGTACAGGCTGAAGGAGCACTATCTCACATTCGAA aaaaGTCGGTACGAGACGTACGTCACCCTGCTGCAGACCAAACTGAGGGCAGCCAGCGACGACCTGGACAAGATCGAGGCTTACATCCTGAGCGGCGAGGCCCCAGACGGGTACCTGCGTAAGACCCAGTCCAGCCCGGCCCTCAGCCACGGGCGCGGCTCCAACGGGCGGGCAGAGGGCAAGAGCAGCCTGGCTGACCAGGAGCAGCGGAGCTGA
- the psd2 gene encoding PH and SEC7 domain-containing protein 2 isoform X2, which yields MTQETRDAVPPTDEPSRTTVDGAAGGGEELEVSAERMCVTDGNDVVALVEGGPRDDDGGPAQEVHQETLHMCDRGLRDPDSREKNGDVEENEEEDEEEECQVNGAQDSQDSFSSRFECIVEEVDLEVLEEDEGEAENRDGFSSTFERIVEQVRLEVEAEDGEDEKEEARENQDGFSSTFERIVESELLRGTCYSSLDSLDVLSLTDETDSCVSFEAPLTPLIQQRAREAPELAEPLELATVVEQEGPEAGMEAGPDEGRGHADNTGSPLRNSITSSRSENVLSRSAFRTLPNGFHMDPHGPVDSASIFPNSVSDANLTDVLSDSDVELGSFEQLEQGSTDTLANGCRADAEAAKRLAKRLFHLEGFKRCDVARHLGKNNEFSQLVAAEYLRFFDFTGMALDKALRTFLKAFPLMGETQERERILIHFSKRFCYCNPETLTSEDGVHTLTCALMLLNTDLHGHVNIGKKMSCQQFISNLDGLNDGADFPKDLLKILYSSIKNEKLEWAIEEEELRKSLSELVEEQCDCGGKRVARVTDGNNPFIAIPLLLNAVTYKHGVLTRKSHADMDGKRTPRGRRGWKKFYAVLKGTILYLQKDEYKPDKDLSEVDLKNAVRIHHALATRASDYSKKPNVLKLKTSDWRVFLFQAPSEEEMMSWILRINLVAALFSAPAFPAAIGSMKKFCRPLLPSSSTRLSQEEQLRSHETKLKQITLEVEEHSRNPPDLTLKTKESEEYRLKEHYLTFEKSRYETYVTLLQTKLRAASDDLDKIEAYILSGEAPDGYLRKTQSSPALSHGRGSNGRAEGKSSLADQEQRS from the exons ATGACCCAGGAGACGCGTGATGCCGTGCCGCCCACGGATGAGCCCTCGCGGACCACGGTCGACGGGGCGGCAGGCGGCGGCGAGGAGCTGGAGGTGTCAGCGGAGAGGATGTGCGTCACAGATGGGAATGATGTGGTTGCCCTTGTGGAAGGCGGACCAAGGGATGACGACGGCGGACCTGCGCAGGAAGTGCACCAAGAGACCTTGCACATGTGTGACCGTGGCCTGAGAGATCCTGATAG CAGGGAGAAGAACGGGGATGTGGAGGAGAacgaggaggaggatgaggaggaggagtgcCAGGTGAACGGGGCGCAGGATAGCCAGGACAGTTTCAGCTCGCGCTTCGAGTGCATTGTGGAGGAGGTGGACCTGGAGGTGCTGGAGGAGGACGAGGGAGAGGCGGAGAACCGGGACGGCTTCAGCTCCACATTCGAGCGCATCGTGGAGCAGGTGCGGCTGGAGGTGgaggcagaggatggggaggacGAGAAGGAGGAGGCACGGGAGAACCAGGACGGCTTCAGTTCCACATTCGAGCGCATCGTGGAGTCCGAGCTGCTCCGGGGGACCTGCTACAGCAGCTTGGACTCACTGGACGTGCTGTCGCTGACGGACGAAACGGACAGCTGCGTCAGCTTCGAGGCGCCCCTCACCCCGCTCATCCAGCAGAGGGCACGGGAGGCCCCAGAGCTAGCAGAGCCGCTGGAGCTCGCCACAGTGGTGGAGCAGGAGGGACCAGAGGCCGGGATGGAAGCCGGCCCGGATGAAGGGCGGGGCCACGCGGATAACACGGGCAGCCCGCTCCGGAACTCCATCACTAGCAGCCGGTCAGAGAACGTGCTGAGCCGCTCAGCGTTCCGCACCCTACCTAATGGGTTCCACATGGATCCCCACGGGCCGGTGGACAGCGCCAGCATCTTTCCTAACTCCGTGAG TGACGCCAACCTCACGGACGTCCTGTCGGACTCGGATGTGGAGCTGGGCAGCTTCGAGCAGCTGGAGCAGGGCAGCACGGACACGCTGGCCAACGGCTGCCGGGCGGACGCCGAGGCCGCCAAGCGCCTGGCCAAGCGTCTCTTCCACCTGGAGGGCTTCAAGCGTTGCGACGTGGCCCGTCACTTGGGCAAGAA TAACGAGTTCAGCCAGCTGGTGGCGGCAGAGTACCTGCGTTTCTTCGACTTCACGGGGATGGCCCTGGACAAGGCCCTTCG AACATTCCTGAAGGCCTTTCCGCTGATGGGTGAGACGCAGGAAAGGGAGCGGATTCTGATTCACTTCTCCAAGAGGTTCTGTTACTGCAACCCTGAGACACTGACGTCCGAAG ACGGCGTGCACACGCTGACCTGTGCCCTCATGCTGCTCAACACAGATCTGCACGGCCATGT GAATATCGGGAAGAAGATGTCTTGCCAACAGTTCATTAGTAACTTGGACGGCCTGAACGATGGTGCTGATTTTCCGAAGGATTTATTAAAG ATCCTGTACAGTTcaataaagaatgaaaaattggAGTGGGCGAT TGAGGAAGAGGAGCTGCGGAAGTCCCTGTCTGAGCTGGTGGAGGAGCAGTGTGACTGCGGAGGTAAGCGGGTGGCACGGGTCACAGACGGCAACAATCCTTTCATCGCCATCCCGCTCCTCCTGAACGCCGTTACCTACAAGCACGGTGTCCTAACCCGCAAGAGTCACGCTGACATGGACGGCAAGCGCA CTCCAAGAGGTCGCAGAGGCTGGAAGAAGTTCTACGCTGTGCTAAAAGGCACGATCCTCTACCTGCAGAAG GATGAGTACAAACCAGACAAGGATCTGTCTGAGGTCGATCTGAAAAACGCAGTACGGATTCACCACGCCCTCGCCACCAGAGCCAGCGACTACAGCAAGAAGCCCAATGTGCTCAAACTCAAGACCTCAGACTGGAGAGTGTTCCTGTTCCAGGCCCC GAGCGAAGAGGAGATGATGTCGTGGATTTTGCGCATTAACTTGGTGGCGGCGCTGTTCTCAGCCCCCGCCTTTCCCGCTGCCATCGGCTCCATGAAGAAGTTCTGTAGACCTCTGCTGCCGTCGTCCTCGACCAGACTGAGCCAG gaggaacagctgaggtcCCATGAGACCAAGCTGAAGCAGATCAccttggaggtggaggagcacaGCAGGAATCCTCCGGACCTCACTCTGAAGACCAAGGAGTCGGAGGAGTACAGGCTGAAGGAGCACTATCTCACATTCGAA aaaaGTCGGTACGAGACGTACGTCACCCTGCTGCAGACCAAACTGAGGGCAGCCAGCGACGACCTGGACAAGATCGAGGCTTACATCCTGAGCGGCGAGGCCCCAGACGGGTACCTGCGTAAGACCCAGTCCAGCCCGGCCCTCAGCCACGGGCGCGGCTCCAACGGGCGGGCAGAGGGCAAGAGCAGCCTGGCTGACCAGGAGCAGCGGAGCTGA
- the psd2 gene encoding PH and SEC7 domain-containing protein 2 isoform X3 produces the protein MWKEEYDVHFDFLLELLDANLTDVLSDSDVELGSFEQLEQGSTDTLANGCRADAEAAKRLAKRLFHLEGFKRCDVARHLGKNNEFSQLVAAEYLRFFDFTGMALDKALRTFLKAFPLMGETQERERILIHFSKRFCYCNPETLTSEDGVHTLTCALMLLNTDLHGHNIGKKMSCQQFISNLDGLNDGADFPKDLLKILYSSIKNEKLEWAIEEEELRKSLSELVEEQCDCGGKRVARVTDGNNPFIAIPLLLNAVTYKHGVLTRKSHADMDGKRTPRGRRGWKKFYAVLKGTILYLQKDEYKPDKDLSEVDLKNAVRIHHALATRASDYSKKPNVLKLKTSDWRVFLFQAPSEEEMMSWILRINLVAALFSAPAFPAAIGSMKKFCRPLLPSSSTRLSQEEQLRSHETKLKQITLEVEEHSRNPPDLTLKTKESEEYRLKEHYLTFEKSRYETYVTLLQTKLRAASDDLDKIEAYILSGEAPDGYLRKTQSSPALSHGRGSNGRAEGKSSLADQEQRS, from the exons ATGTGGAAGGAGGAGTATGACGTGCACTTCGACTTTCTTTTGGAGTTGCT TGACGCCAACCTCACGGACGTCCTGTCGGACTCGGATGTGGAGCTGGGCAGCTTCGAGCAGCTGGAGCAGGGCAGCACGGACACGCTGGCCAACGGCTGCCGGGCGGACGCCGAGGCCGCCAAGCGCCTGGCCAAGCGTCTCTTCCACCTGGAGGGCTTCAAGCGTTGCGACGTGGCCCGTCACTTGGGCAAGAA TAACGAGTTCAGCCAGCTGGTGGCGGCAGAGTACCTGCGTTTCTTCGACTTCACGGGGATGGCCCTGGACAAGGCCCTTCG AACATTCCTGAAGGCCTTTCCGCTGATGGGTGAGACGCAGGAAAGGGAGCGGATTCTGATTCACTTCTCCAAGAGGTTCTGTTACTGCAACCCTGAGACACTGACGTCCGAAG ACGGCGTGCACACGCTGACCTGTGCCCTCATGCTGCTCAACACAGATCTGCACGGCCAT AATATCGGGAAGAAGATGTCTTGCCAACAGTTCATTAGTAACTTGGACGGCCTGAACGATGGTGCTGATTTTCCGAAGGATTTATTAAAG ATCCTGTACAGTTcaataaagaatgaaaaattggAGTGGGCGAT TGAGGAAGAGGAGCTGCGGAAGTCCCTGTCTGAGCTGGTGGAGGAGCAGTGTGACTGCGGAGGTAAGCGGGTGGCACGGGTCACAGACGGCAACAATCCTTTCATCGCCATCCCGCTCCTCCTGAACGCCGTTACCTACAAGCACGGTGTCCTAACCCGCAAGAGTCACGCTGACATGGACGGCAAGCGCA CTCCAAGAGGTCGCAGAGGCTGGAAGAAGTTCTACGCTGTGCTAAAAGGCACGATCCTCTACCTGCAGAAG GATGAGTACAAACCAGACAAGGATCTGTCTGAGGTCGATCTGAAAAACGCAGTACGGATTCACCACGCCCTCGCCACCAGAGCCAGCGACTACAGCAAGAAGCCCAATGTGCTCAAACTCAAGACCTCAGACTGGAGAGTGTTCCTGTTCCAGGCCCC GAGCGAAGAGGAGATGATGTCGTGGATTTTGCGCATTAACTTGGTGGCGGCGCTGTTCTCAGCCCCCGCCTTTCCCGCTGCCATCGGCTCCATGAAGAAGTTCTGTAGACCTCTGCTGCCGTCGTCCTCGACCAGACTGAGCCAG gaggaacagctgaggtcCCATGAGACCAAGCTGAAGCAGATCAccttggaggtggaggagcacaGCAGGAATCCTCCGGACCTCACTCTGAAGACCAAGGAGTCGGAGGAGTACAGGCTGAAGGAGCACTATCTCACATTCGAA aaaaGTCGGTACGAGACGTACGTCACCCTGCTGCAGACCAAACTGAGGGCAGCCAGCGACGACCTGGACAAGATCGAGGCTTACATCCTGAGCGGCGAGGCCCCAGACGGGTACCTGCGTAAGACCCAGTCCAGCCCGGCCCTCAGCCACGGGCGCGGCTCCAACGGGCGGGCAGAGGGCAAGAGCAGCCTGGCTGACCAGGAGCAGCGGAGCTGA